The genomic window GATGAATGTATCCTTTGACTGTTTTCTTCCTGATGAAATAATCCTGAAAGAAGAGCCGGCAGAGATTTTTTCAAGGTATACTGTTTCAGAATCAGCATCAAAATTTTTCAGCACACGCGATAAGTGCAAATCTGAACAACTTGCCGCTGAAGGACTCATCGTATGTTTGTGAAGAGCTAAAAAGATTTCTTTTGGAAATAGTTTTTCTTCTTCGTTCTGTAATTTATCGTTCCGCAAAAAATAATTCAGAAGATTACTGTATTCTGATTTCCACTCTTTGCCATGCGGATTCACTCTCTCTTTATATTTCTCCCATGTAACAAGATGTGCAACTTCATGAATGAGCGTGACAAGAAACGCATACTTGTTCAGGTCGTGATTGATGGTGATGGTGTGATTCTTGCCGTTATGCGGAGGCATGTAATCGCCTTCTTTTGAACTGCGGGATTTCTTAACCTTTAATTTGAAATTGTATTTGTAAATCCATTCCGTAATCGTGTCAATAGATTTTTCAGGAATATATTTTTTAAGGATGGATTTATTTCGGTCTACTTGGTTCATAAGAAAAAAATCCCTTCGACAAAATCAGGGTTGCAACTGCAAAAATACTCCGAGATATCTTACTTGAAAAAATGGTATGCAGTAAAACTCGCGAGGTAAGCAAGAATACTCATATAAATGAATTGAATGACAGGCCATTTCCATTTTTTTGTTTCGCGGTAAACAACAGCCAGCGTGCTCATGCACTGCATGGCGAAAGCATAAAACAGCATCAGCGAAATTCCTACTGCGAAACTATATCTCGGTTTTTCTGTTTCGGGGTTTATTTCGGCAGACATCTTCTCTCTGATTGAAAGTCCGTTGTTGCCGTCTCCCGTACTGTAAATAGTCGCCATAGTTCCAACAAAAACCTCCCGCGCAGCAAAAGAAGTAACGAGGGCAATTCCAACCTTCCAGTCAAAGCCAAGAGGTTTGATAGTTGGTTCAATAAATTTTCCGAGAATGCCTGCATAAGATGCTTCGAGTTTTTCAGCAGCTATCTGTGTTTGTGTTACTTTTTCATAAGGCCAGGGTTGAGGATACGATGCATATTGTTTGTCTATTTCTTCAAATTTATTTCCAGGAGCATGCGAAGCCAGAAACCAAAGCAGGATGGAAATAGCGATGATTATCTTTCCTGCATCAAACAAAAAAACTTTGACTCTGTCAATAATCAAAAGCATGACATTTTTCCAGCGTGGAGAGCGATAAGTCGGAAGTTCCATGATAAAATAACTGCGCTCCGTTGATTTGATTATATACTTCATTACAAATGCTGAACTGATTGCTGCAAGAAATCCGATGAGATACAGCGCCATCATCACCACGCCCTGCATATTAAAAAATCCAAACATTTTTTGGGACGGAATAACAAGCGCAATCAAAAGAGTGTAAACAGGCAACCGGGCGGAGCAGCTCATCAGAGGAGTAACCATGATAGTGATTAATCGTTCCTTCCAGTTGCTGATAGTGCGCGTGCCCATAATTGCCGGAACAGCACAGGCAACTCCGCTCAGAAGAGGAATAACCGAGCGACCGTTCAATCCGAATTTGCGCATGATTTTATCCATAATGAAACTAACGCGTGCCATATAGCCAGTATCTTCAAGAATGGCTATGAAGAAAAACAAAAGAGCAATCTGCGGAATAAAAACAGCAATGCCGCTCAAGCCGGAAAAAATTCCGTTTACAAGCAAATCAGAAAATTCTCCTTTGGGTAAATGCTCGGCTCCCCACTTGGAGAAAAAAATAAAAAGCGTTTCTATCCACTGCATGGGATAGGCGGCAATAACAAACACAGATTCAAAAATCAAAAACAAAACAAAAAGAAAAATGGCGTAACCCCAGATTTTATGCGTAAGAATTTTATCGGTTCGCGATGAAAATATTTCTTCCTCTTGCCGGTCTTTGAATTTAATGGAACCCTTAACAATTTCTGTGATGACGCGGTAACGCTCAATGGTTATTTGCTCGTCTGTTTTTCCAGCAAGAATTTCATCCGATAGTATTTTCTGATTCGGAATTTCAACCAGTGAAACAATTGCCAGCTTCAAGGTATCAATCCCTGTTTCTTTGCGCGCACTTATAGGAATCACTTTCACGCCAAGTTTTTGAGAAAGCGCATCCACATCTATTTCCATTCCCCTTTTCTCAACTATATCCATCATATTGAACACAATCACAACAGGAATTCTGAGATCAATGATTTGCGTGGCAAGAAATAGACTTCGCTTGAGATTTGAAGCATCAGCGACACAAAGAGTGAGGTCAGGATAATCTGAATTATTTTTGTCATGCAGGATTTCAACTGCAATTTTTTCATCATACGATTTCGGGTTCAAACTATATGCACCGGGCAAATCAGTGAACTCAACCGAAACATTTTTGATTTTGCCAACTCCTGTTTTCCTGTCAACCGTTGCACCCGGAAAATTTGCTGTGCTTTGATTTAATCCGGTTAGAATATTGAAAAGTGTGGACTTTCCGCAATTAGGATTTCCAATCAATGCGATTTTTATTTTTTTTTCTTTTTCCAAGGGAAATAAAATCTGTTATGGCTATTCTATTTGCCTGATAATGACCGATGCAGCTTCTGATTTGCGAAGTCCAAGCGTGTAACCGCTCACAAAGATTGCAATGGGGTCTCCAAGTGGCGCTATGTTTTTCAGTTCTACAACTTCTCCGGGCAGACATCCCATCTCAAGCAATTTGACCGAAACTTCTTTATCCGTAAACGAATCAATGATTGCTTTTTCTCCCAAACGAAGTTCAGCGAGGGTATGAGGAATACCGTTTTTCATAGCAAAACAAAGTTAATGAATGCATTTGCTTCTTGCTACCTAAAAGAGGGTATTCTTAAATTACGAGTGACGAATGATAAATGACGAATTTGTATTAGCATGTCCTTTCTGTTTTTTCCATGAAGGACAATCCGCGCATTTATTTTTCGGACGAAAAAGATAACAACCAGACAGGAGAATGCAGATAATAATCAGTATAAAAAATCGTTTTAACATTGCAGTACAAAGATACAACGATTCGCCTGTATATTTATTCCCTATTTTCGCAGAGACAAATGCTTACATTCATTTCAAACATATTTTTTCATATCGGCAGGTATTATACGCTTGTAATCAGGTCATTTAACCGACCTGAAAAAAATCATGTTTTCCGAAAAAGGATTTTTGAAGAAATTGACCGGCTGGGTGTCAGCTCCATTCCCATCGTATTGATTATTTCTCTTTTTATGGGAGCGGTAATCACCATTCAGGCAGCATTCGGTTTTGAAAGCCCGTGGATTCCGCTTTATGCAGTTGGAATAACCACAAGAGATTCTGTTATACTTGAATTTGCGCCCACGCTGGTAAGTCTGATTCTGGCAGGAAAAGTCGGTTCAAACATCGCTTCTGAAATAGGTACCATGCGTGTGTCTGAGCAAATTGATGCGCTTGAAATCATGGGCGTTAATTCAGCATCACATCTTATTCTTCCAAAAATAATTGCAGCAGTTTTTATTAATCCATTTTTGATTGTC from Bacteroidota bacterium includes these protein-coding regions:
- a CDS encoding ABC transporter permease — translated: MLTFISNIFFHIGRYYTLVIRSFNRPEKNHVFRKRIFEEIDRLGVSSIPIVLIISLFMGAVITIQAAFGFESPWIPLYAVGITTRDSVILEFAPTLVSLILAGKVGSNIASEIGTMRVSEQIDALEIMGVNSASHLILPKIIAAVFINPFLIVLSMFTGIIGGWLFGTLTNVVTPYEYIYGIQYDFRIYNVIYALIKTVVFAFIISSVPAYHGYFTKGGALEVGKSSTTAVVYSSLLILLFNFILTQLLLA
- the feoB gene encoding ferrous iron transport protein B; protein product: MKIALIGNPNCGKSTLFNILTGLNQSTANFPGATVDRKTGVGKIKNVSVEFTDLPGAYSLNPKSYDEKIAVEILHDKNNSDYPDLTLCVADASNLKRSLFLATQIIDLRIPVVIVFNMMDIVEKRGMEIDVDALSQKLGVKVIPISARKETGIDTLKLAIVSLVEIPNQKILSDEILAGKTDEQITIERYRVITEIVKGSIKFKDRQEEEIFSSRTDKILTHKIWGYAIFLFVLFLIFESVFVIAAYPMQWIETLFIFFSKWGAEHLPKGEFSDLLVNGIFSGLSGIAVFIPQIALLFFFIAILEDTGYMARVSFIMDKIMRKFGLNGRSVIPLLSGVACAVPAIMGTRTISNWKERLITIMVTPLMSCSARLPVYTLLIALVIPSQKMFGFFNMQGVVMMALYLIGFLAAISSAFVMKYIIKSTERSYFIMELPTYRSPRWKNVMLLIIDRVKVFLFDAGKIIIAISILLWFLASHAPGNKFEEIDKQYASYPQPWPYEKVTQTQIAAEKLEASYAGILGKFIEPTIKPLGFDWKVGIALVTSFAAREVFVGTMATIYSTGDGNNGLSIREKMSAEINPETEKPRYSFAVGISLMLFYAFAMQCMSTLAVVYRETKKWKWPVIQFIYMSILAYLASFTAYHFFK
- a CDS encoding ferrous iron transport protein A; amino-acid sequence: MKNGIPHTLAELRLGEKAIIDSFTDKEVSVKLLEMGCLPGEVVELKNIAPLGDPIAIFVSGYTLGLRKSEAASVIIRQIE
- a CDS encoding SprT-like domain-containing protein, which translates into the protein MNQVDRNKSILKKYIPEKSIDTITEWIYKYNFKLKVKKSRSSKEGDYMPPHNGKNHTITINHDLNKYAFLVTLIHEVAHLVTWEKYKERVNPHGKEWKSEYSNLLNYFLRNDKLQNEEEKLFPKEIFLALHKHTMSPSAASCSDLHLSRVLKNFDADSETVYLEKISAGSSFRIISSGRKQSKDTFIKGEKRRTRFKCIHTRTKREYLIHALCKVELSGFS